Part of the Terrisporobacter glycolicus ATCC 14880 = DSM 1288 genome is shown below.
TTTTTTCTTCGAAAGTTGATATACTAAGTCTTATACATAATATTTCATTTGGAGGTAGTAGCTATGCCTGGAACTTATGCGCATTATACTTTTGGAAAAAAAGTTTTAGATCAAGTAGATGATGAGATTTCGAAGATTATTTTTAAAAATATAGAACTATTTTTTATAGGCCTTCATGGTCCAGATATTTTCTTTTACTACAAACCAATACTCTACCGCAATCCCACAAATAAATTAGGGCATGATGTTCACTACGAAAAAGCAAATGTATTTTTTGAAAAATCAAGAAGTATAATAGAAAAATCTAAAGAACGAGAAAAATCCTTAGCTTATACATTCGGATTTTTATGCCATTTCATGTTAGACAGTGAATGTCACCCTTATATAAATAAGATGACTAAAGAAGAGAAATTATCTCATACTGAAATTGAATCTGAATTTGATAAATTATTAATATATAAGGAAGGTAAAAATCCTTTTGATATAGACTTAACTACTCATATTCATACGGATAGCACTTTAGCAGAAATTATATCACCATTTTTTAATACTTCTACTTATAAAATAACAAGGGCCCTTAACTCAATGAAATTTTATAATTCTATTTTTAATACATCAAATAAGTTAAGTAGATTTATTATTTTTTCTGGGCTTAAAATTGTAGCCCTTTATAATAAATTGCATGGCATATTTTTTAATTTAAATGAAAATCCTAAATGCAAAAATATATGTGTGAACATTGAATATTTATATGATCACTCTGTTAGCAAGGCTGTTTGTATGCTAGAAGATTTTTATTTATCTATTAAAGATAATTCTCCCTTTCCTGAAAGGTTAAATAGAAATTTTGAATAAACATGAATAAATTTTTACATCTTATATATAAATTTTCTTGATTTTTTATTATTTTTCTATATAATTAAGTTAACCATTTATTTTTATAGGTTAACCTAAACAATAATTATTCAGGAGGACTATTATGAAACTTTCAACTAAAGAACTTATACTCTGTGCTCTTTTTGCTGCTATAATAGCAATTTTAGCTCAAATTTCAATACCATTACCTTTTACAACTGTTCCACTTACTATGTTAATTTTTGC
Proteins encoded:
- a CDS encoding zinc dependent phospholipase C family protein, with the translated sequence MPGTYAHYTFGKKVLDQVDDEISKIIFKNIELFFIGLHGPDIFFYYKPILYRNPTNKLGHDVHYEKANVFFEKSRSIIEKSKEREKSLAYTFGFLCHFMLDSECHPYINKMTKEEKLSHTEIESEFDKLLIYKEGKNPFDIDLTTHIHTDSTLAEIISPFFNTSTYKITRALNSMKFYNSIFNTSNKLSRFIIFSGLKIVALYNKLHGIFFNLNENPKCKNICVNIEYLYDHSVSKAVCMLEDFYLSIKDNSPFPERLNRNFE